Within Phycisphaerales bacterium, the genomic segment TCACCGCGTTCGACCGCGTCCCGGGCAGCGCGAAAAGTCATCGAGTCGGTGTCCAGTACGATCCCGGCCGCAGGCGTAGCCGGACGCTGGTCCCGGGAAGGGCCGTCAGCGTGAGGTAGCAATCCCAACGGGCGGTCGCCCTTGGGCTCCGCCGAAGCAGGTGGTGAATCAGCGGGCGAGTGCTGTCCGCGGCCGCGGGTATCGGACGTAGCCGGCTCCCCGGTTGTCTCTGGAGGGGACTCGGTGGCCGAGGTTGATGGCGGAACGGTGGGCCCGGTGGTGTCGGGCAGGATCCCAAGCGGGCGCCGCCCGTAAGCTGGTTTCGTAGTCGGGGTTGTGCCCGAGGATCCTGTGCTGTCTGTGGGTAAGATCCCTATCTGCCGGCGCCCCTGTGGGGGTGGAGTGTTGTCGGCAGCGGAGGGCTGTGTTTCTGTGGAGCGGTCAACCTGGAGGAGTCCCGGGTCCTCGTCGTCCCATAGCACTGCTTCAGTCCAGAGTTGTTGGAGTCTGTTGGCACCCGGGAGTCGGCTGGGGCCTCTGAGGGCACGTTCGAGCACAGCGCGCGCTCGGGCGTTGACGTCGCTACGGGGGGGGCCGGGGAACTGGGGGATGTATGAGCCACCAACGCTAGGCCGATTGGCAGCAAGTTCAATAAACAGTTCCACGGCGCGGTCGAATCGTCCAGCGTGGTCCGCGGCCCGGATGGTTCGCGCACGGAACAAGTCGCCACGCCAGCCGGTCGGACCACTCCGCAGGGCAGCATCGTAGTTCTCCAGTGCGACCGACCAATCGCCTCTGGCGGCGGCCGTCTCAGCAGCGGTGAATATGGTGTGATCGTCAAGCTCGATCGAGTCGATTTCCGTCAGCGGTTTCCGCAGGATCTGGTCCGAAACGCCGCGGAATACCAGGTGGTCTTGGCGGAAGTCGAGCACGGTGACCCCCTCGAAGGGGGGGCGGCCAGTCAGAACGACCGTGTCGGCGAAGACTGGCAAAGTGGCCGTAATGATTGGAATGCTTTGTAGGATGCTGGAGAAAATCCGGGACATGACGATAGTATAAGTGGCGGCGGGTGACATTTCGCGCCAAACTGCAAAAGGGGCGGCGACGAGCGTTGCAGCCGCGCTCCACATGCTGTACAACCCGGGTGCGGAACGGACGCCGTACCCCGTGAGCGAGGAAGGCTCAATGCTTGCTCACCGACGAAACACCGTCGTAGTCATCGCCCTCGTGGCTTCCATGACCTTGGGAGTCTCCCTGCTCTATGCGCTGGAGCAGAGATTCTTCCCGGAACGTACGGCGTTTCGCACCGATGCCCGGCTCACGGCCGAACTTCCGACGCGTTTCACGCGGGTCGCCGTGCACTACGCCCACTTGCCCGAGGGTGCTACCCTGCGCGCGGTGGCGGAGGCATTCCCGAGCGACGATACCGTTCTCGTCCTGGCGGAGCGGGACGGTTTGTTCTTTGACGTCGCGGGCAGCACGGTCCACCTCGTCGTCCTGGGCACGGAGGACACCGACGAATGGAACCGGCTCAAGCTGCGCGTGATGCGGGCGCTGGACCAGCTCAGCCAATCGAGCGGCGTCGGATTGCTGCCCGTCCAGCTTACGACCAGCACGGATGACACCGTGGCGGATCGTGGTGTTCAGGTCTCCGAGCTGGTTGAATTGTTGCGACTCAAGCAGGTTGTCCGTTGATGTTTGCGACGGACGCACTGGCAACCCCGCGGCCCCGCGTATGGCGAGGTGCGGGGTTTCTCATTGGTACGGTCGGCGTGGGCCGGGGGCAGCCCACTGGACTTGCGGAGCGATGCGGCGTATCAGAAGGGACGACGGTGGCTGACATGCGGTGGGCCGCGGGCCCTGGGCCTTCGTCGCGTCGGGATGCATAGCGGCGGATGCCAACACGCGCGGTACCCATTCTGTCGGGCTACGAAGTCGTGGCGCGTCTCGGCCGCGGGGCGGGCGCGGTCATCAGTTTGGCGCGCGACTTGGACCGCAACCGTCAGGTTGTCGTCAAACACGTCGTGCGGCGGGGGAACGAAGACGAGAAATTCATTGCCCAGGCGGAGAATGAGTATGATGTCGCCGCCGCCGTTGAACACCCTTTTCTGCGAAAGTGCTATGACATTGTGCGGGTCCGGCGCTGGTTCGTTACCCGGGAAGTATTGCTGATCATGGAGTATGTTGAGGGCGAACTGCTCGAGGAGCAGCCGCCGGAAACGCTGCCCGCCCTGCTGACGACTTTCCGCCAGATCGCCGAGGGGCTTGCGGCGCTGCATCAGCAGGGATTTGCCCACGCCGATATCAAACCGAACAATGTCCTTATTCCACGCACTGGTGGGGTCAAGATCATTGACTTCGGGCAGAGTTGTCCGCTCGGGTACACGAAAGAGCGCGTACAGGGCACCCCCGATTACATTGCCCCCGAACAGCTCCACCGTCAGCCGATCGACCAGCGCACTGACGTCTACAACCTCGGCGCCACCATGTATCGCCTCGTGACCGGGAAGTGGTTTCGCACGCTCATCAACCTGGGGCCGGCCACCGGCACGCGCATCGCGCTCGAATCGGAGCGCGGCAACTTTCCGCCGCATGAGGTCAACCCAACCGTGCCCTTGCCTCTCTCCAAGCTGATCGTCGAGTGCTGCAATACTCAGAAGGTTGAGCGCCCGCGTGACATGAAAGAGGTCATCGCCCGCCTGGATGTCGTTCTCCACGTCATCGAGCGCGACAGCGCGCTCGTTTGGCGCCCTCCCGGGGGTGACGGGCTCGCCCGCCGTTGACAGACGCGCCGCGCCGCGGCAACGTACGATCCGCTTCCGTTCGGGTTCCCGAGGAAAGGTCAAGTCGTGGAGTCACTCGCCAATCCGGTCGCCGCCGAGCGCGTCCTCCGCGAAGCCGCGCAACTGAATCGTGATGATCCCAATCGCTCGGGCTCCCTCCTGAACTTCGGCCGCGCGGGACAGGTTGTCATGACCGGGGACCTCCATGGTCACCTGCGAAACTTCGAGAAACTGCAGCGGTTCTGCGCACTCGAACGCAGCCCCGGCCGCTACGTCGTGATGCACGAACTGATTCACATGGAGCCCGACCCGCCCGGTGCCCCCGACTACTCGATCGACCTGCTCGTGCGTGCGGCGGCCTGGAAGTGCGAACACCCCGACAATGTCTTCTTCCTGCAATCGAATCACGAACTCTCCCAGCTGGTGGGCCACGAGATCACGAAGGGGGGGCGCCTGGTACTGCATGATTTCGCGCGCGGCGTCAAAGAGCGCTATGGGCCGGCGGCGGACAGCATCCTTGCGGCCGTCGAGGATTACGCCCGGTCGCTGCCGTTGGCCGCACGGCTCGCCAACGGGATATTCCTTTCGCATAGTCTGCCCGACGCGCTGTTCATGACGAATTTCGACCTGACCATTTTCGAGCGCGAGCCCACGGCCCGCGATGTCGCCGCGGGTGGGCCGGCGTACGCGATCGTGTGGGGACGCTTCCACACACCGGAAGTTGTTGCCCAGTACGCCGGTCTGTTCGGGGCCCGCGTTTTCGTGGTGGGTCATCAACCGCAGGAGATGGGCCACCGCCGCATTGGCAACCTGCTAATCCTGGCCAGCGACCACGCCCACGGTGTCTTCCTGCCGATTGATCTGGCGCGCGAGTACACCGCGGAGGAGTTGGAGCGAAACGTTCGCAAGTTCGTATCGGTCGAGTAGGGTGAGCGGGGGGTGGGGGGCTGCGAGTATGCCTTGGTTATGGGGCTTTGAAGTTTAATATGGACAGGCCTCCATCCCGGTTGGCGGGGTACGCTGAAGCCGCGCGTGGGACCGTGCCGATCTTCCCGCAGGACCGTGTTCACTGGCCGGGGCACCGGGTCGGGCCCCCTGCACGCCGGCGCGGCGCACGCTCCTAGAATCCTCCGGACGCGACTCCGGATTGCGCGCGTTGGGTAGCCGACCGCCGCTGAGGTATCGGAGATGACGCCGAACTTTGAGCCATATATCGCACTGCGCAAGCTGTTTGACGGGCTGGTCGAGCAGGTCTTCATGGTCGACATCGGAATTTGCGACACGCAACTCACCACGTATTTAGGCGAGATGCTGAGCGACTTTGTCCATGTCGATCGTATCTACCGGCTCAAGACGATCGATCACAAGGTCATCCGCGAGCTTTCCGAGATGGAGGCCGCGGCCGCACTCGGCCCGGAGGTGCCCGAGACCCAGCGCCGGCGGCTCGTGAACAAGTACATCGGGGACTTCACCCTGTTTTGGACCGGGGTCTACCCCGAGCACTTGCGGCCGCGACACCAGGGCGGCATCGATCGTTTCGACCTTTATCTGCGACAGGGTAAACGCTCGTACGGGATTGCCAGTGAACTGACCGATCCTCATGACCGACCCGCGCCAGAGGTCCTGCAGCAGCTCAGTGAACAGTTTGAGTGCTGTGTCCACGGTTTGCAGCTTGTGCGAGCGAACTGGCAGCGACTCGCAGCCCGGCCGACCCCCAACTAGTGGGCGTGGCAATTGCCACCGGACCCACTTTTCCCCACCCGACCGCGACCCGTGCGCACTGTCCGCTAAAAAATCCCTCCGAATCCAAAATAGCAGGGATTTGAGCTGCTGCGGGTTCAAACCATCATACTAATTGTGGTTAAGATTAACCCTACTACCATTTCTTGTAGTTTGCCGTAACCGCACCCGCAGCGGGCATCTTCCCCATTTTTACATTCTTGAGTCTCCGTCCGAGAAATTGGCCCAGGAGCCCTTGCAACTGTGTGCTTTGGTGGTATATTTGCCAATGTGATCCCTATCAAGGGAGCCAAGTGGTTCGAGGTGGACCAAGGCGAGCGGTGGTGAGCATGTTTCTGGCAGGCGCTCACGATCTGACAGTCGACACAAAGAACCGGCTGTCCATCCCGTTCGCAATCCGGAGAAAGCTGAGCGAAGAGCTTGATGGGCACTCATTCTACGTGATGCCCGGAAGGCGGAAGGGCACGTTAGCGCTGTATCCGGAGAAGTACTTCGAGCGACTGCGCAGCGAGGTGCCACCAGACGACGCCTTGACGGATGAAGCGTATGAGTGGCGCCAATTCGAGTACGCGAACAGCCCTCTGCTGGAGCCGGACAACCAGGGCCGGGTCCTGTTTCCGGAGCGCATGTTGCGACGAGCGGGACTTGAGCGCGACGTGACCTTGCTCGGCGTACGGGACCACCTTGAGTTGTGGTCGCGGAAAGACTACGAGGCCTTCGAGGCCGCGATGTGGGACGCCTATCCTGAGCGGCGGACCCGGGCCATCGAAGAGGTGAAACAACTGGTGCCGGCCGGGAAGACCGGTGCGACGCCGATGGAGACGTCGGCGAACGAGCGAGCGACAGGGTTGGGTTCGTGAGGGGTGGGCTGCGGCGGCGCGTTTTCGAGCGGCGCGTCGCCGCGGCCCACACAGATTCGGGAGCCGGGCCCCGCAGTGGGTAGCGGGGTGCCGCGCCACGCAAGGAAGTGTGGCATGCTCCGCAGGACAGTCGTGCCGGGCTGTCCAGTCCTAGGTTCGCCGCCGGTCATGGATGGCCGGCGGCGGCCCCTTTTGGTTTCGCTTCGCGCAAGTTCGCAGAGCGTGCGTGCACTCTAGCGGGCTGCGGGGCGACATGTCCAGTCCTCCCCGCATAGACGTGGCGGGTGCGTTGCCGTGGCTTCCACAGCGTTCCAACACGAGCCCGTGCTGCTGACAGCGGTGCTGCAGCATATCGATCCGCAACCGGGTGACGTGATTCTGGACGGGACAGTGGGACTGGGTGGGCACGCAACCGCTTTGCTCCCGCGCATCCAGCCCGGTGGGCGCTACATCGGTCTGGATCTTGATCCGCTCATGCTTGCCCAGGCGCGTGAACGGCTGGTGGAATGGCTGGACCGCGGGTTGTCTCTACACCATGCGAACTATGCCGACTTTCCGACCGTGCTGGCAGAGTGCGGCCTGTCCGAAGTGCGGCATATGCTGCTCGATCTCGGGGCCAACTCAGCGCAATTCGAAGATGCCGGGCGGGGATTTTCGTTCGACCGGGACGGGCCGCTCGACATGCGATTCGACCCTGGTGGTGATGTTCGCGCCCTGGACCTCGTGAACCGGCTCAGCGAAGCCGAACTCGCGGACCTCTTCTGGCGGAATGGCCAGGAGTCAGCCAGCCGTCGCATTGCGAAGCGCATCTGCCAGGTGCGTCACAGCGGCCGAATCACGACCACGCTTGCGCTGGCCGGGGCGGTTGCTTCGGCGGGAGCCGGCGAGGGGAAGACGCATCCTGCAACGCGTGTGTTCCAGGCGTTACGGATTGCGGTGAACCGTGAGTTGGAGAATGTGGAGCGTTGCCTGAGTGCGGTGACGGAACACCTGCGCCCGGGCGGGCGGCTGGTGGTGATCAGCTTCCACAGTCTTGAAGACGCCCTGGTGAAGACCTTCCTGCGTGCGGCACGCCAGGCGGGCACTTTTGAAGAACTGACGAAACGACCGGTGATCGCGGATACGGCGGAGCGGCGGGCCAATCCACGGAGCCGCAGTGCGAAGATGCGGGCAGCCGCACGGATGGATGCCCCGCGTGCGTGAGGAGGTTGCGATGGCGCTCAACGTGAAAGCAGCGATGGCAGTCTGCGTCTCGTTCATGGCAGGACTCTGCTGCCTGATGTATCAGGTTGAGACGCCTCGTGTTGTCGCGGCGGCCCCGCTCCTCCATGCCGCCGAGTACGCCAGTCGACCGGTGGCGGGACATCCCGGGCTGATTGCCGGAGATGTCGAATGGCGCGAAGAGCGGGCGCGGCAGTTCAATCGCCCCAACCCTTTGGCGCGGCTTGATACGGAGGCCGACGCGCACCCCACGTCCGCGGAGGCGCTTGCAGCACGTCGCGAAACGGCCCCATCACAGCGGAGCGGCCCGCCCTACCGCCGTTACAACGGAAGGAAGACCCGGTCGTTGCAGCAGCGGAGTTGCGGATTCCGCCCTCGCCGACTGCTCTCGCCGCCCGCAAGGTGGAGCCGCCGGAGCTGGTGGCCCGGCCGGTCTCCAACCAGCAGTCCGCACCCGTCGATGTGCCGGCGGTCCAGCCACCTCAGCCCATGTCGGTGGTGGCGCCACCCACAGGGCCCGTGCCAGCAGCCGGTTCAGCCACGGCGCGGCAAACTTACACGGTCGCCGCGGGCGACAGTCTCACACGGATCGCGCGCCGGCACTACCAGTCGACGGATACGCGTTATGTGCGCCTTTTGCTGGAGGCGAATCCGCAGATCGCGAAGCGGCGGAATGCGGTTGTGCTGGTGGGGGAGGAACTGCTGCTTCCTCCGGTTGCGGCGGAGCCAACTTCGGCCACAGCTCCGGGAGCGGTTGCTGGGGGACAACCGGTGGAGCGTGCTGTTGCTCCGGCTTCCGCCCAGAAGTCGGCTGAACGCTGGTATACGATTCAACCGCGGGATACTCTGGAGCGAATCGCCCAGCGTGAACTCGACGATGGTGCCCGCTGGCGCGAGATCCTGCAGTTGAACGAGAAGCTTAACCCGCACAGGATACAGCCGGGTATGCGAATCAAGCTGCCGCCTGCGGACCGGATCGCGCTGCGTTAGTGCCACAGCGTACGTTTGGCGCCGGAATCGAGTCGGCAGCGGTCCTGTGGTGGCGGAGTCTCTGCGCTGATGACGCTGTTCCGTACGATTCTGGTGCTGTTGCTGGGACTTGTACTGATGCTGGCCGTGGTGATGTTGCGCGCGGATACGGCGCGACTGCACCATCAAGTTGCACGCGTGGAGCGTGAGACAGAACTGATTGTGCAGCAGATTGCAGACCGCGAGATTGAGGCGGCCCGCCTCCGAAGTCCGATGCAGATTTGGGAGCAGCTTAAACTGGCCGTGGAGCGGACGTTACCACAGGAGACCGCGCCGCCGGTCGCACCGCCGCGTCGCAGATAGGTTTGCGCGGATCAGTCCATGCGGGGGCGGGTTCAGGTAGTCGTCAGGTGGGGGGTGAGGTTGGTTCGATGCGCTGGAGTGGCATCCTGGTCGCGGTGGTCGCGCTGCTGTTGACTGGTGGCGCGGGGCGGCTGGCCTACATCGCTGCCACAGAGGGTGAAAGTCTGCGGCAGCGCGCGGAGCGCCAGCAGCGCACCTCGTGGACCATCCCCGCACGGCGCGGCGAGATACTGGACACGCGCGGCCGGGTGCTGGCGGGGACCACCCGCCGCCCTTCGGTGTTTGTGGACCCTGGGCTTGTGCCGGATGCTCTCTCGGCGCGGTTCGCGGCCACAAGTGTAGCGCCGGTGCTTGGGATGAAGCCGGAGGAGCTGGAACGGGATCTGCGCACCTGGTCCGAGTCTGAAGTTCGCTTCAAGTGGCTCAAGCGAGCGATTACGGCGGACGAGGTTGCCGCGCTCGAGCGGGTGGTGTCGGCCCGACGGTTACGGGCCTTCATCGTGCAGGAGGAGCCGCAGCGAGAATATCCACAGGGCACAGTCGCCACCCAGTTGCTGGGGTTCGTCGGACCCGGCCTGCGCGGTTCTGATGGTCGGGAGGTGACGACAGAGATGCTGCAAGCCGGTACCGGTGCCGGTCGCGGCTACGAAGACCTCATCGGCCGGGCCGGTATCGAGGCCATGTACGACGCGGTTCTGGCCGGGCGACCGGGGCGGCGATCGGTGGTGGTGGACGTGGGGCGGCGTACGCTGGTGGCGGCTCCGGAGGCGTTCGAGCCGGCGCGTGACGGCGGTACGGTTTATCTCACCATCGACGCTTACATTCAGCAGATCGTGCAGCGGCACCTGGCTCGGGCTTACCGGGAGTACCGGCCGGCATGGGTGGCCGGCGTGGTCATCGATCCGCAGTCGGGCGAAGTCCTTGCAATGGCGACAGTTCCGTTCCTCGCGCCGGATCAGTCGCTGCCGGAGGAGTTCGCGGGTCCACGGCTGCAGGATCCGGACGGGCCGCAGGCCCTCTGGCGGAATCGCGTGGTCACGGATTCGTACGAGCCAGGCAGTATCTTCAAGCCGTTTGTGGCTGCGCTGGCCGTAGAGGAGGGGGTGGCGCGCCTGGACGAGGTCTTCCCGATCGGAGGGGCGGTGCACAATTTCGGTCGGCGGCAGATCCGCGATACGCATCCACATGGACCGCTGCCGTTGCACCAGATCATCAGCAAGTCGAGCAATATCGGCATGGGCATGGTGGGGGCGCGTGTCGGGATGGAACGGCTGCACCGTTACGTCCGGAGTTTTGGTTTCGGCGATGTCACCGGCATCGGCCTGCCGGGTGAGCACACGGGTCTCGTGCAAAGTTTTGACAAGTGGAACCCGTCCTTCTCTCCGCAATCCATTCCGATCGGGCAAGAGATCGCGGTCACCCCTCTCCAGATGGTGAGCGCGTTCAGCACCTTCTGCAATGGCGGAATTCTTTATCGACCGCGGATCATCCGTGGAGTAGTGGGGCCGGACGGGGAAACGCTGGTGGACAATTCCGAGCCGGTTGCGATCCGGCGCGTGTTGAGTGAGAAAACTTCCCGTGAGTTCCGCCTGCGGGCCCTGGTGGAGACGGTGACGGAGGGCACCGCCCACCGGACGGCGAAGCTGGAAGAATGGCAGGTCTTCGGCAAGACGGGCACAGCGCAGGTCGCCGGCGGCCGTGGGCGCGGCTACTTGCCTGGGCAGTACATCGGTTCGTTCATCGCCGGGGCGCCGTCGGACCATCCGCGGGTCGTGGTACTCGTATCGGTCTATCTGCCCGACGCACGCAAGGCCTATTACGGTGGTGTCGTGGCGGCTCCAGTGGTGCGCGACATCATCGCGGATGTGCTGACCTACATGCGGGTGCCGCGGGAACTGCCGGAGGTCGTCTCCAGTCCTGCACGGCGCCGGTGATTGCGGACTGCCGCGGGCCCGAGGGGTTCCGCCCGCGAAGCGGAAGGCGTATAAATACTCCGGAGGCGCGCGAGCGGAGGGTAAGCCGCTGCGTCGGCCGCCGTGTGCCAGGCGAACTGCATGGATGCGTCGCGATGAATCACGTGGGAAGTGCGATCCCCGCATGGAATGTGGGGGCGTTGCTCGCAGGGCTCGTGCCGTCCGCTGCATGGCAGGCGCGCGCGACCGAAGTTGTCACGGCGGTTTGCGACAATTCGCGCCGCATCACCCCCGGCGCGGTCTTTGTGGCCCTGCGCGGCACACAGTCCGATGGGCGGAACCATGTGCCCGAGGCACTCGCGCGTGGTGCGGTACTGGTATTGGGGGAAGGGTTCTCGGATACAGGTGACCCGCGCATCGTGGATATCCCCGACGCGCGTATGCTGCTGGCGCAACTTGCGCTGCGCTGGTATGGGCTCGCGGCCGACGGGTGCGGCGGGATGAAGCTGCTCGGCGTGACGGGCACGAACGGCAAGAGCACCACGACCTTCATGACTCGCGCGATTCTCCGGGCGGCCGGCTGGCGCTGCGGATTGCTGGGAACGGTGCAGTACGAACTGTGCGGGCGCAGTGTCGCAGCTCCCATGACCACGCCGGGACCGCTCGACCTCGCCGCCTATCTTCGCGAGTGTGCGGACCACGGGGCCGTTGCGGCCGTCATGGAGGTCTCGAGCCATGCGCTGGATCAGCGCCGCACCGAGGGGCTGCGGTTCGCAGCGGCGGCGTACACGAACTTGAGTGGTGATCATCTTGACTACCACGGCACGCTGGCGGCTTACCGGGGGGCCAAGGCGCGCCTGTTTGAAGGACTGGCGGCTGATGCTGTGGCGCTGGTGAATCGCGACGATCCGGAGCATCGGCACATGGTGGCGCGGACGGCCGCGCGCGTGATCGGCTATGCGCTCGATGCGCCGGCCGAGATCTCGGCGACCATTTCGCGCAGCACAAGCGAGGGGACCTACTACCGCCTGCGGATCGACGGCCGCGAACTGGTGCTGGAGAATGCCTTGGTCGGTCGGCACAACGTCTACAATGCATTGGCCGCCGCCGGCCTGGCGTGGTCGGTCGGCGTGCCGGTGGAGTCGATTGCCGACGGACTGGCGG encodes:
- a CDS encoding serine/threonine protein kinase: MPTRAVPILSGYEVVARLGRGAGAVISLARDLDRNRQVVVKHVVRRGNEDEKFIAQAENEYDVAAAVEHPFLRKCYDIVRVRRWFVTREVLLIMEYVEGELLEEQPPETLPALLTTFRQIAEGLAALHQQGFAHADIKPNNVLIPRTGGVKIIDFGQSCPLGYTKERVQGTPDYIAPEQLHRQPIDQRTDVYNLGATMYRLVTGKWFRTLINLGPATGTRIALESERGNFPPHEVNPTVPLPLSKLIVECCNTQKVERPRDMKEVIARLDVVLHVIERDSALVWRPPGGDGLARR
- the rsmH gene encoding 16S rRNA (cytosine(1402)-N(4))-methyltransferase RsmH; the encoded protein is MASTAFQHEPVLLTAVLQHIDPQPGDVILDGTVGLGGHATALLPRIQPGGRYIGLDLDPLMLAQARERLVEWLDRGLSLHHANYADFPTVLAECGLSEVRHMLLDLGANSAQFEDAGRGFSFDRDGPLDMRFDPGGDVRALDLVNRLSEAELADLFWRNGQESASRRIAKRICQVRHSGRITTTLALAGAVASAGAGEGKTHPATRVFQALRIAVNRELENVERCLSAVTEHLRPGGRLVVISFHSLEDALVKTFLRAARQAGTFEELTKRPVIADTAERRANPRSRSAKMRAAARMDAPRA
- a CDS encoding LysM peptidoglycan-binding domain-containing protein → MRIPPSPTALAARKVEPPELVARPVSNQQSAPVDVPAVQPPQPMSVVAPPTGPVPAAGSATARQTYTVAAGDSLTRIARRHYQSTDTRYVRLLLEANPQIAKRRNAVVLVGEELLLPPVAAEPTSATAPGAVAGGQPVERAVAPASAQKSAERWYTIQPRDTLERIAQRELDDGARWREILQLNEKLNPHRIQPGMRIKLPPADRIALR
- a CDS encoding penicillin-binding protein 2; translation: MRWSGILVAVVALLLTGGAGRLAYIAATEGESLRQRAERQQRTSWTIPARRGEILDTRGRVLAGTTRRPSVFVDPGLVPDALSARFAATSVAPVLGMKPEELERDLRTWSESEVRFKWLKRAITADEVAALERVVSARRLRAFIVQEEPQREYPQGTVATQLLGFVGPGLRGSDGREVTTEMLQAGTGAGRGYEDLIGRAGIEAMYDAVLAGRPGRRSVVVDVGRRTLVAAPEAFEPARDGGTVYLTIDAYIQQIVQRHLARAYREYRPAWVAGVVIDPQSGEVLAMATVPFLAPDQSLPEEFAGPRLQDPDGPQALWRNRVVTDSYEPGSIFKPFVAALAVEEGVARLDEVFPIGGAVHNFGRRQIRDTHPHGPLPLHQIISKSSNIGMGMVGARVGMERLHRYVRSFGFGDVTGIGLPGEHTGLVQSFDKWNPSFSPQSIPIGQEIAVTPLQMVSAFSTFCNGGILYRPRIIRGVVGPDGETLVDNSEPVAIRRVLSEKTSREFRLRALVETVTEGTAHRTAKLEEWQVFGKTGTAQVAGGRGRGYLPGQYIGSFIAGAPSDHPRVVVLVSVYLPDARKAYYGGVVAAPVVRDIIADVLTYMRVPRELPEVVSSPARRR
- a CDS encoding UDP-N-acetylmuramoyl-L-alanyl-D-glutamate--2,6-diaminopimelate ligase translates to MNHVGSAIPAWNVGALLAGLVPSAAWQARATEVVTAVCDNSRRITPGAVFVALRGTQSDGRNHVPEALARGAVLVLGEGFSDTGDPRIVDIPDARMLLAQLALRWYGLAADGCGGMKLLGVTGTNGKSTTTFMTRAILRAAGWRCGLLGTVQYELCGRSVAAPMTTPGPLDLAAYLRECADHGAVAAVMEVSSHALDQRRTEGLRFAAAAYTNLSGDHLDYHGTLAAYRGAKARLFEGLAADAVALVNRDDPEHRHMVARTAARVIGYALDAPAEISATISRSTSEGTYYRLRIDGRELVLENALVGRHNVYNALAAAGLAWSVGVPVESIADGLAALRNVPGRLQRVPCESAADVFVDYAHSDDALRNVLSVLKPLTRGRLIVVFGCGGDRDRTKRPRMARVAAEFADAIYVTSDNPRSEVPTEIIAEILTGFDPAARVRVQTDPDRAAAIHAALSLATGGDVVLIAGKGHEDYQIIGSQRIHFDDVEVAIAAAASLSAATTGTERQRA